In one window of Candidatus Nitrosocosmicus arcticus DNA:
- a CDS encoding elongator complex protein 3, with the protein MFVNPSRFDAKDEVRYQQICKEIANDILSRNDSSNMMNIRDINILIKSKSSQYKLPSIPKYAEINRFIPLTSQYKRLLRKKPVKTQSGIAVITVMPMPYDCPHGKCIYCPGGKEYDTPLSYIGTEPSTKFAQRVKYDSFEQVRYKILQLMEGGHEVSKAELVVVGGTFPFYPKDYQIYFIKRCYDALNSISHLEPSIQSPFEYSGNLDENLNLLINSSKDDNAFRTSMLLQSLSNSKKQNETAFVRCVGLTIETKPDYCKMEHINLMLELGATRIELGVQSLNDTVFKLINRGHTVQDVYSAFYEARNSGYKIGAHMMPGLPGSSYEQDLNDAKKLFEDEKLKPDMLKIYPTLVVKNTGLYKLYREQKYKSYSTNELVGLLVEIKKIIPPWVRIMRIQREIEASDIVSGPKMGNVRQLVLEQLRRQGIKCKCIRCREIGLYENKIEFANDDILLFRMEYDASRGKEIFLSFELKDRRLLLGFLRLRIMANPLRKELQVGSHLLTRSDTKDMSDSRVKSFNSAIVRELHVYGTVAKVGEQITKKQLSSSTNADYTTVRNGNNNNNQSRLDFTTESSLIVNNEVKYQHKGLGRSLLAEAERICKEEYGLKHISVISAVGTRDYYRKFGYTNNGPYVTKLL; encoded by the coding sequence TTGTTTGTAAATCCATCCCGATTCGATGCTAAAGATGAAGTTCGATATCAGCAGATATGCAAGGAAATAGCTAATGATATTTTATCTAGGAATGATAGTAGTAATATGATGAATATAAGGGACATCAATATCTTAATAAAATCTAAATCCTCTCAGTATAAGTTACCTAGTATCCCAAAATATGCTGAGATAAACCGATTTATCCCACTAACGAGTCAATATAAACGGCTTTTAAGGAAAAAGCCTGTAAAAACACAGTCAGGAATAGCAGTCATTACAGTCATGCCCATGCCTTACGATTGTCCTCACGGGAAATGTATTTACTGTCCTGGAGGGAAAGAATACGATACACCCCTTAGTTATATCGGGACCGAACCTTCTACCAAATTCGCTCAAAGAGTGAAATATGATTCTTTTGAACAGGTTCGTTACAAAATACTACAGTTGATGGAAGGGGGTCATGAAGTTAGTAAGGCTGAATTGGTTGTAGTTGGAGGAACGTTTCCATTTTATCCTAAAGATTACCAAATTTATTTTATTAAACGTTGTTACGATGCCCTTAATTCTATCAGTCATTTAGAGCCTTCTATCCAATCACCATTCGAGTATTCTGGCAACTTGGACGAAAATTTAAACCTCTTAATAAATAGTTCTAAAGATGATAACGCATTTAGAACCAGTATGCTATTGCAATCACTTAGTAATTCAAAGAAACAAAACGAGACGGCTTTTGTAAGATGTGTTGGCCTCACCATAGAAACAAAACCTGACTATTGCAAAATGGAGCATATCAATTTGATGTTGGAACTTGGTGCAACCAGAATCGAGCTAGGAGTACAATCGTTAAATGATACTGTTTTTAAACTGATTAATCGCGGTCACACCGTCCAAGATGTTTATAGTGCTTTCTATGAAGCTCGCAATTCTGGTTATAAGATTGGGGCTCACATGATGCCGGGATTACCCGGTTCTTCTTATGAACAAGATCTGAATGATGCAAAAAAGTTATTTGAAGATGAAAAACTAAAGCCGGATATGTTAAAAATCTATCCTACACTCGTGGTAAAAAATACTGGACTTTACAAATTATATCGAGAACAAAAGTACAAAAGTTATTCTACAAACGAATTGGTAGGACTTCTCGTAGAAATAAAGAAAATTATCCCTCCATGGGTAAGGATTATGAGGATACAGAGGGAGATAGAGGCTTCTGATATCGTATCAGGTCCTAAAATGGGAAACGTTAGGCAGCTCGTGTTAGAACAATTAAGAAGGCAAGGAATAAAGTGCAAATGTATTCGTTGTAGAGAAATAGGACTTTATGAAAACAAAATAGAATTTGCTAACGATGACATCTTGTTGTTCCGAATGGAGTATGATGCATCTAGAGGAAAGGAAATTTTCTTATCTTTTGAGTTAAAAGATAGGCGGCTCCTTTTAGGTTTTCTTAGGCTGCGAATCATGGCAAATCCTCTTAGAAAAGAATTGCAAGTTGGTTCTCACCTTCTGACTAGATCCGATACTAAAGATATGTCAGATTCACGAGTCAAATCATTTAACTCTGCAATAGTACGAGAACTGCATGTTTACGGGACAGTCGCAAAAGTAGGCGAACAGATCACGAAGAAACAACTATCATCATCAACAAATGCTGATTATACCACGGTTAGAAATGGTAATAACAACAATAATCAAAGTAGGTTAGATTTTACTACTGAGAGTAGTTTAATTGTTAATAATGAAGTTAAATACCAGCACAAGGGTCTAGGACGAAGCTTGTTAGCTGAAGCCGAAAGGATATGCAAAGAAGAATATGGTTTGAAACATATTTCAGTAATTAGTGCAGTAGGTACCCGTGATTATTATAGGAAATTTGGATATACTAATAATGGTCCGTATGTTACAAAATTATTATAG
- the lysS gene encoding lysine--tRNA ligase has product MSSSPENIIGKGTWIDKIAYTIVEREKKLGRSTANLNVESGLGASGIPHIGSMGDAVRAYGISLALQNLGYSSELIAFSDDLDGLRKVPAGLPEWLEDHICKPVSSIPDPFGDCHDSYGQHMSSLLLEGLNSAGIKYTFKSGTQTYKSGILADQIHKILSNSKLIGDKIAESTGQQKYLKFLPYFPICENCNRLYVANSIEYLENDRAVTYSCTGNTIGKKLIQGCGHTGRVKIDSGNGKLAWKVEFAARWQAFDIKFEAFGKDIMDSVKMNDWISDEILKFNHPLHAKYEMFLDKGGKKISKSAGNVLTPQMWLKYGTPESLLLLLYKRISGTRHVSIDDIPTLMDEYDLFEDIFFGKVKEPNDSKRLKINGVYEYINHLRPPVDDSSSIHIPYRILIQQANLFKYQIQESDLLLNTIFDRLKKYRLVKEEDIKKKDLIDKITLAVNWVGDFSGLTEDDDVDGSRSGEKLEMSSIQKEAILRIGNDLTNLISNINKKNKDIKSQDNDLAQEVQTIIFNNAKNNNLQPKEIFRILYKILINAEKGPRLGNYIVDLGIDNVVKVIEKRT; this is encoded by the coding sequence ATGAGTAGTTCTCCTGAAAATATAATAGGTAAAGGGACGTGGATTGATAAAATTGCTTATACAATAGTCGAGCGGGAAAAAAAACTCGGAAGGTCAACCGCAAACCTCAACGTTGAAAGCGGATTAGGAGCATCCGGGATCCCCCATATTGGAAGCATGGGTGATGCAGTGAGAGCGTACGGAATTTCTTTGGCCCTGCAGAATCTCGGTTATTCATCAGAACTGATAGCATTTTCAGATGACTTAGACGGATTAAGGAAGGTACCGGCCGGCCTGCCCGAGTGGCTGGAAGACCACATATGTAAACCAGTATCATCTATACCTGATCCATTTGGGGACTGTCATGATTCTTATGGTCAACACATGAGTAGTTTACTACTAGAGGGTTTAAATTCCGCAGGAATAAAGTATACTTTTAAGAGCGGTACTCAAACATACAAAAGTGGAATACTAGCAGATCAAATTCACAAGATACTGTCAAATAGTAAATTAATTGGTGACAAGATTGCAGAATCTACTGGTCAACAAAAATACTTGAAATTTCTTCCCTACTTTCCAATTTGTGAAAATTGTAACAGACTTTATGTGGCTAACTCGATTGAATATTTAGAAAATGACCGAGCAGTGACTTATTCATGTACTGGCAACACGATTGGAAAAAAATTGATTCAAGGATGCGGTCACACTGGTCGAGTTAAAATAGATAGCGGAAATGGAAAATTAGCATGGAAAGTTGAATTTGCCGCACGATGGCAAGCTTTTGATATTAAATTTGAGGCATTTGGCAAAGACATCATGGACTCTGTAAAAATGAATGATTGGATCTCTGATGAAATCCTGAAATTTAATCATCCTTTACACGCAAAGTATGAAATGTTTTTAGACAAAGGTGGTAAAAAAATAAGCAAATCAGCTGGAAATGTTTTGACTCCCCAAATGTGGCTCAAATATGGAACACCAGAATCACTCCTATTGTTACTATATAAAAGAATTTCAGGAACTAGACATGTTAGTATTGACGACATTCCAACACTTATGGATGAGTACGATCTATTTGAAGATATTTTCTTTGGAAAAGTTAAGGAGCCAAATGATAGTAAAAGGTTGAAAATAAATGGGGTTTATGAATATATCAACCACCTTCGTCCTCCAGTCGATGATTCCTCCTCCATACACATACCTTATAGGATACTGATACAACAAGCAAATTTATTTAAATACCAAATTCAGGAATCAGACCTGCTGCTAAATACTATATTTGATAGGTTAAAGAAATACCGGCTGGTAAAGGAAGAAGACATTAAGAAAAAAGATCTAATTGATAAAATAACTCTTGCTGTAAACTGGGTAGGAGATTTTAGTGGTTTAACGGAAGATGATGATGTTGATGGTAGTAGAAGCGGTGAAAAACTTGAGATGAGTAGTATTCAGAAAGAAGCGATTCTTAGGATAGGCAATGATTTGACCAACTTGATATCGAACATCAATAAAAAAAACAAAGATATTAAATCTCAAGATAACGATCTTGCCCAAGAAGTACAAACAATAATTTTCAATAATGCAAAAAACAACAATCTTCAACCTAAAGAGATCTTTAGGATATTATATAAGATCCTGATAAACGCAGAAAAAGGTCCAAGGCTTGGGAACTATATCGTCGACCTTGGCATAGATAACGTGGTAAAAGTAATAGAGAAGAGAACTTGA
- a CDS encoding DUF6659 family protein has product MNDNKLDYKAIYDYIIGLDQGIRFVGLIDDMGRLVYGGMRPGKISLESETESVKIYMEFALISKLHTDFDSKLGEVVYSLTVRKKIKMLSFPISGHIIRLSLEIEADHEKIVNAILNYLGGLDNKPGL; this is encoded by the coding sequence ATGAATGATAATAAATTAGATTATAAAGCCATTTATGATTATATTATAGGGCTAGACCAAGGAATCAGATTTGTAGGATTGATAGATGATATGGGTAGATTAGTGTATGGTGGAATGAGACCTGGAAAAATATCACTGGAATCTGAAACTGAATCTGTAAAAATTTATATGGAATTTGCATTAATTTCAAAATTACATACCGATTTTGACTCTAAACTAGGAGAGGTAGTTTATTCTCTAACAGTCAGAAAAAAAATTAAAATGCTTTCTTTTCCAATAAGTGGACACATAATAAGACTATCGCTTGAGATAGAAGCAGATCATGAAAAAATAGTTAATGCTATCCTTAATTACCTTGGTGGATTGGATAATAAACCTGGTCTTTAG
- a CDS encoding DDE-type integrase/transposase/recombinase: MYFSGLSSRQTSSERFAFFLKRNHILLAKKWNWIQKYRPKKLSWRRRKISEYVVDETLIKVGSESIWLWVLIETENSQILTLNISKERNMLIAERFIADLVRIHGKHPESTDGGTLSTRLYIFETR, from the coding sequence TTGTATTTTTCAGGCTTATCCTCAAGACAAACCTCCTCCGAAAGATTTGCTTTCTTTCTCAAACGAAACCATATTTTATTAGCTAAAAAATGGAACTGGATTCAAAAGTACCGTCCAAAAAAGTTGTCATGGCGTAGGAGGAAGATATCAGAGTATGTTGTTGATGAGACACTAATCAAAGTTGGTTCTGAATCTATCTGGCTATGGGTACTAATAGAGACAGAAAATAGCCAAATTCTCACACTAAACATATCCAAAGAAAGAAACATGTTAATAGCAGAACGATTCATTGCTGATTTAGTCAGAATTCATGGGAAACACCCTGAATCAACGGATGGTGGAACTTTATCCACTAGATTGTATATTTTTGAAACTAGATGA
- a CDS encoding 3-keto-disaccharide hydrolase — protein MLVPILGIHTYNTTYSSISSSFYDNIQKKFGNLLPFKVPQLNQEEKIDTQSKDDSESQSAQKKFDNQLPFKVSPLGEKIPLELPPLDKDFPFELPPLDKQGETDSQSAQLAATTDTSCTASLIDKFHYPQYLLREGQTSPNGEWKNVYSGYGSTGVQDVSQRVNFWLYPQASTSPSETHAAKVTSTDKFCDFTMEFDINTAKQLRKNSPPNTWEVGWVFFRFSDTFHYYWLVVKPNGIELGKKDCDTCTDPVDGQQFLVTKSTPTIKMNTWNNVKIDMVSNHIKVYWNGNLVIDYIDTGMSPKLASGAVSMYSEDAYVKYDNMNVSPK, from the coding sequence ATGTTGGTTCCAATTTTAGGAATACATACATATAATACTACCTATTCTAGCATATCATCTTCATTTTATGACAATATTCAGAAAAAATTTGGTAATCTATTGCCATTTAAAGTGCCTCAACTCAATCAGGAAGAGAAGATTGATACTCAAAGCAAGGATGATTCTGAATCTCAATCCGCTCAGAAAAAATTTGATAATCAATTACCATTTAAAGTATCTCCACTAGGTGAGAAAATACCACTTGAATTACCTCCACTAGATAAGGACTTTCCATTTGAATTACCTCCACTAGATAAGCAAGGGGAGACTGATTCTCAATCCGCTCAGCTGGCTGCCACCACTGATACCTCTTGCACAGCGAGTTTGATTGATAAATTTCATTACCCCCAATACTTGTTGCGTGAAGGCCAGACATCACCAAACGGAGAATGGAAGAATGTTTACTCCGGCTATGGGTCAACAGGAGTACAAGATGTCTCCCAGAGGGTTAATTTTTGGTTGTATCCACAAGCTTCTACTAGCCCATCTGAAACACATGCTGCGAAGGTAACGTCTACGGACAAATTTTGTGATTTCACAATGGAGTTTGATATAAATACTGCAAAACAATTGCGAAAGAACTCACCGCCTAATACGTGGGAAGTTGGTTGGGTATTCTTTAGGTTTTCCGATACATTTCACTATTACTGGCTTGTAGTAAAACCAAACGGAATTGAGCTTGGAAAGAAAGATTGCGACACCTGCACCGATCCTGTAGATGGTCAACAATTCCTAGTAACAAAGTCCACTCCAACGATAAAGATGAATACTTGGAACAACGTCAAGATCGATATGGTTAGCAATCACATCAAGGTATACTGGAATGGAAACTTAGTGATAGATTATATCGATACCGGAATGTCTCCAAAGTTGGCTTCGGGCGCAGTATCAATGTATTCTGAGGATGCGTATGTAAAATACGACAACATGAATGTCTCTCCAAAGTAA
- a CDS encoding nitroreductase family protein: protein MEDNRILDSMFPSDILPKVYPKEPTPEEKAEIDDVLNSNIFNVMLNRRSQRKFEEREIEGWKIDIIFAAADTAPTAGGFQGFEIYHIIRSELKQNLIKAANNQPYVNAPLVLVFCSNPSRIKLNFHQEILNKFSVQDATLAAGYAQLASHALGLSSIWIGMFNEHLLKEVINTDLEPSSILCIGYPKKMLIPKPKRNLTDLIHTV, encoded by the coding sequence TTGGAAGACAATAGAATTTTGGACAGTATGTTTCCCTCGGATATACTTCCAAAAGTTTATCCAAAAGAGCCAACTCCGGAAGAAAAGGCTGAAATTGATGATGTTTTAAATAGTAATATTTTTAATGTTATGCTAAACCGACGATCGCAGAGAAAATTTGAAGAGAGAGAAATAGAGGGTTGGAAAATAGATATAATATTTGCTGCGGCTGATACAGCTCCCACTGCAGGGGGATTTCAGGGTTTTGAAATTTATCATATTATTAGGAGCGAATTAAAACAAAACCTGATTAAAGCGGCTAACAACCAGCCTTATGTTAATGCACCATTAGTTTTGGTATTTTGTTCTAATCCATCTAGAATTAAATTAAATTTTCATCAAGAGATATTGAATAAATTTTCTGTTCAAGACGCCACTCTTGCTGCTGGCTACGCACAGTTAGCCTCACACGCCTTGGGATTGAGCTCTATTTGGATAGGTATGTTCAATGAACATTTGCTAAAAGAAGTAATAAATACGGACTTGGAGCCCTCCTCAATCTTATGCATCGGTTATCCAAAAAAAATGCTGATTCCCAAACCAAAGAGAAATCTTACAGACCTGATACATACTGTCTAA
- a CDS encoding NAD(P)/FAD-dependent oxidoreductase has product MSIEEYEVIIIGAGPSGLSAGIFVARQRAKCLLISKDLGGQMNMIPKLENYPGTIMSSGPLLAKTLENQYLTFNGEMTFDTVERVDEVEGSTDLKVKTGRSEYLTKSLILAPGKVPNNLGVENEIQFQNKGVHYCTKCDAPFYQGRTTATVGVGGYLLESGILLSRMASKVYLIYRGGQLGGDKDMIESIKKKNNVELVPNSSVTLVSGNNSLQQIQIKDNSGVEKMINVDGLFVEMGSKINLDFVKHLVKLNTKGEIEVTDGGKTTHPAIFASGDATNIPYKQIVAACGDGAAAGISAFNYIEKLKGKPGIRSDWKKTIGDTVFHY; this is encoded by the coding sequence TTGTCAATTGAAGAATATGAAGTTATCATAATAGGGGCAGGTCCTTCTGGACTCTCAGCGGGCATATTTGTTGCAAGACAGCGAGCCAAGTGCCTCTTAATTTCAAAGGATTTGGGTGGACAGATGAACATGATTCCTAAACTTGAAAATTACCCGGGAACGATAATGTCCAGTGGACCTCTCCTTGCTAAAACCTTGGAAAACCAGTACCTAACATTTAATGGTGAAATGACTTTTGATACCGTCGAAAGGGTTGATGAAGTCGAAGGCAGTACCGACCTGAAGGTAAAAACGGGACGTTCCGAATACCTCACAAAATCACTGATCCTTGCCCCAGGGAAAGTTCCAAATAATCTGGGGGTTGAAAATGAAATCCAATTTCAGAACAAGGGTGTTCATTATTGTACAAAATGTGACGCACCATTTTATCAAGGTAGAACAACGGCAACGGTTGGTGTTGGAGGCTACCTTTTAGAATCAGGGATATTGTTGTCTAGAATGGCGTCTAAGGTATACCTAATTTATCGGGGTGGTCAGCTTGGAGGAGACAAGGATATGATCGAATCTATTAAAAAGAAAAACAACGTCGAACTAGTCCCGAATAGTTCTGTGACCTTAGTTTCAGGGAACAATTCTTTACAGCAAATTCAAATCAAAGATAATAGTGGTGTAGAGAAAATGATAAATGTTGATGGTTTATTTGTCGAAATGGGGTCAAAGATAAATCTAGATTTTGTGAAACATCTTGTCAAACTTAACACAAAAGGTGAAATTGAGGTCACTGATGGAGGTAAGACCACTCACCCAGCCATTTTTGCCTCTGGTGATGCAACAAACATTCCCTATAAGCAGATTGTGGCGGCCTGTGGGGATGGTGCAGCTGCAGGCATATCTGCATTTAATTATATTGAAAAACTAAAAGGAAAGCCAGGTATCCGTTCTGATTGGAAGAAAACAATTGGGGACACAGTATTCCATTATTAA
- a CDS encoding Lrp/AsnC ligand binding domain-containing protein has translation MNVNYKKQSSVIDQIKLLSTVKAVKSVYGIYDLVVIFESDNLQQVKSEIDEKLPLIDGIENMTTLISVS, from the coding sequence TTGAATGTTAATTATAAGAAGCAATCCAGTGTAATAGATCAAATAAAACTGTTATCAACAGTTAAGGCAGTAAAGTCGGTATATGGAATTTATGATTTAGTGGTTATATTTGAGTCAGATAATTTGCAACAGGTGAAAAGCGAGATAGACGAAAAATTACCTCTTATTGACGGAATAGAGAACATGACTACTTTGATATCTGTGTCATAA
- a CDS encoding sugar phosphate isomerase/epimerase family protein, translated as MIFSYSITLSSFLNIQKNDAETLENLSKLGLTEVELFGEPDDIDWKYFKDLLNSFEAKVISITGMWGRSSPNGWKRRLLSNDKSFLKYAEDYTLKCIKLCNYFGGKRINLCLFSDPIYSFDVTHRNVTEDNRIKVLESCVPLLNRLLKNAKEENVSLMIEPLNRYSTPYCCTYSDVIRLIDSCDDLKLMLDTFHMNIEEDSFEETIIKSQSSLTHMHFADNNRKMPGYGHIDFDTIIKTLKKVYYKGKISFEPTISDRNYFSAVKFGIDHVKKLDLKY; from the coding sequence ATGATATTTTCTTATTCTATTACTTTATCTTCATTTTTAAATATACAAAAAAACGATGCTGAAACGTTGGAGAATTTAAGCAAGTTAGGCTTAACTGAAGTCGAATTATTTGGAGAACCCGATGATATAGACTGGAAATATTTCAAGGATCTTTTAAATTCATTTGAGGCAAAGGTCATAAGCATCACTGGGATGTGGGGTAGGTCGAGTCCAAATGGGTGGAAGAGGCGGCTACTGAGTAACGATAAATCATTCTTAAAATATGCTGAAGATTATACATTAAAGTGCATAAAATTATGTAACTATTTTGGAGGAAAACGTATTAATCTATGTTTGTTTTCAGATCCTATTTATTCTTTTGATGTTACTCATAGAAACGTTACGGAAGATAATAGGATCAAAGTTTTGGAAAGTTGCGTGCCTTTGTTGAACCGTCTTTTAAAAAATGCAAAAGAAGAAAATGTGTCTTTGATGATAGAGCCACTCAATCGTTACTCCACACCTTACTGTTGTACTTATTCAGATGTAATACGGTTGATTGATAGCTGTGATGATTTAAAACTTATGTTAGATACATTTCATATGAATATTGAAGAAGATTCTTTTGAGGAGACAATTATAAAATCTCAGTCTAGTCTCACTCACATGCACTTTGCCGATAACAATAGGAAGATGCCTGGATATGGTCACATTGATTTTGATACAATAATAAAGACATTAAAAAAAGTATATTATAAAGGCAAAATTAGTTTTGAACCCACAATCTCAGATAGAAATTATTTTTCAGCCGTGAAATTTGGAATAGACCATGTAAAAAAACTTGATTTGAAATATTAA
- a CDS encoding alkaline phosphatase family protein yields MSNNNNKSSKYFIILDIVGLDVSHLDSSSQKFPNISSLFQNEGEYGYMKPVFPSVTSTVQASILTGKYPREHGIISNGFFDRENLQTLFWEQSTNLVKSEKIWDTLKNKNSMLKTAMLFWQNSMYSNNDYVVTPRPIHLENGKMDMWCYSKPVNYYETISKEVGEFNLMNYWGPFASIKSSEWITKSVQFTIKNHRPNLMYAYFPQLDYTAQKFGKSSPQVTEDLKQIDNCVGNIIDKVKEAGIFDDTHFLLLSEYGFNDVKDAIPINRILRENGLLQVRTINEKEYIDYEYSDAFAMVDHQIAHIYLKDSNSKNKAKIRSVLENVPGIDKVCDEKEKQELYIDHERSGELIAIAEKDSWFSYYWWWGYGDQSKENSNPEAGRIDDNSKAPSFTRTVDIHRKPGYDPLDLFIDPKRKCISTDTRLIKGSHGRPYDMESGEGLSTFLSSKKIEHIRKDNFDGHPVINCLDIFDVVRDNFV; encoded by the coding sequence TTGTCAAACAACAATAATAAAAGTTCAAAATATTTTATTATTCTAGATATCGTGGGATTGGATGTTTCCCACTTAGATTCTTCATCACAAAAATTTCCTAACATCTCCAGCTTGTTTCAAAACGAAGGTGAATATGGATATATGAAACCGGTATTCCCATCAGTTACAAGTACCGTCCAAGCAAGTATTTTGACAGGAAAATATCCAAGAGAGCATGGAATTATTTCAAACGGTTTTTTTGATAGAGAAAACCTGCAGACTTTATTCTGGGAGCAATCTACTAATTTGGTCAAGTCTGAAAAAATCTGGGATACTTTAAAAAATAAAAATAGTATGCTTAAAACAGCCATGTTATTCTGGCAAAACTCGATGTATTCAAATAATGACTATGTTGTTACGCCTCGTCCTATTCATTTAGAAAACGGGAAGATGGATATGTGGTGTTACTCTAAACCAGTAAATTATTATGAGACAATCAGCAAGGAGGTGGGCGAATTTAATTTAATGAATTATTGGGGGCCATTTGCATCCATCAAGTCCTCTGAATGGATAACAAAATCAGTACAATTCACTATCAAAAACCATCGTCCAAATTTGATGTATGCTTATTTCCCCCAACTCGATTATACCGCACAAAAATTCGGTAAATCTAGTCCCCAGGTGACCGAAGATTTAAAGCAAATCGATAACTGCGTTGGTAATATAATAGATAAAGTTAAGGAAGCAGGTATATTTGATGATACTCATTTTCTCCTTCTGTCTGAGTACGGATTTAACGATGTTAAAGATGCAATACCAATAAATAGAATTCTAAGAGAAAATGGATTACTTCAAGTAAGAACAATAAATGAAAAAGAGTATATTGATTATGAGTATAGTGATGCCTTTGCAATGGTGGATCATCAGATAGCACACATTTATCTAAAGGACAGTAACAGTAAAAACAAGGCGAAAATAAGGAGTGTGCTTGAAAATGTTCCTGGAATAGATAAAGTTTGTGATGAGAAAGAAAAACAGGAACTTTACATTGATCACGAAAGAAGCGGGGAGCTCATTGCCATTGCGGAAAAAGACAGCTGGTTTAGTTACTACTGGTGGTGGGGGTATGGTGACCAAAGCAAAGAAAACTCTAATCCAGAAGCAGGTAGAATTGATGATAATAGCAAAGCACCCAGCTTTACTAGAACAGTAGATATTCACAGAAAACCCGGTTATGATCCTCTAGATCTGTTCATAGATCCAAAAAGAAAGTGCATCTCGACCGACACTCGCCTTATCAAAGGCTCGCATGGAAGACCATATGATATGGAATCAGGTGAAGGATTATCTACGTTTCTGTCTAGTAAAAAGATTGAACATATTAGAAAAGATAATTTTGACGGGCATCCCGTAATAAATTGCTTGGATATTTTTGACGTTGTAAGGGATAACTTTGTTTAA
- a CDS encoding UbiA family prenyltransferase produces MLQNPYLKLFRISNVFTIPPDIIVGFLAVSINFGSSVGYSIFDLVILIFSSVFLYLGGLVLNDLFDIKVDRLERPTRPLPSGRIKKTNALLITVIMFSLGLILAAFVNPTALGISMLLMFGIVAYNYRIKNGFFRPYLMAGIRSLNVIYGASFVFDISMSNTLENGDSLIPNTGFSSYLLLALASCAVYFHIFILTSLSKSETTQEFLKIKNTLNIQKIQITYLIFLLISLSLAIILSPHKLDFLIFIFFFLCLINLLFNRASKMDNNKGEEVIKFLVKNMLILLIILDSAFIAGEAGFFSGIVVALLAIPCIVLGKWVSMT; encoded by the coding sequence ATGCTTCAAAATCCATATCTAAAGCTCTTCAGAATTTCTAATGTTTTTACGATTCCACCGGACATAATTGTTGGTTTTTTGGCAGTATCAATTAACTTTGGCTCATCCGTAGGCTATAGCATTTTCGATCTCGTCATCTTGATTTTTTCTTCAGTTTTTTTATATCTAGGGGGACTCGTTTTAAATGATCTATTTGACATCAAAGTGGACAGGCTAGAAAGACCCACCAGACCTTTGCCCTCAGGCAGAATAAAAAAAACAAACGCATTACTAATTACTGTAATTATGTTTAGTTTGGGATTAATCCTTGCTGCATTTGTCAATCCTACAGCTCTTGGAATCTCAATGTTACTTATGTTTGGTATAGTAGCATACAATTATAGAATCAAGAATGGCTTTTTCAGACCATATTTAATGGCCGGAATCCGCTCGTTAAACGTAATTTATGGAGCTAGTTTTGTATTTGATATTTCGATGAGCAATACTTTAGAAAATGGAGACTCTTTGATACCTAATACAGGCTTCAGCTCTTATCTCTTGCTCGCTTTGGCATCCTGCGCGGTGTATTTTCATATCTTTATCCTAACTTCCCTTAGTAAAAGCGAAACGACGCAAGAATTCTTAAAAATCAAAAATACACTAAATATTCAAAAAATCCAAATCACATATCTCATCTTTCTACTTATTTCGTTATCATTGGCAATCATTTTAAGCCCACATAAATTGGATTTCTTAATTTTTATCTTTTTCTTTCTGTGCTTGATAAATTTACTTTTTAATAGGGCCTCAAAAATGGACAATAACAAAGGCGAGGAAGTCATTAAATTCCTGGTCAAAAACATGCTAATTCTGCTCATAATTCTAGATTCTGCATTTATCGCTGGGGAAGCCGGATTTTTTAGTGGGATTGTTGTAGCGTTGCTTGCAATTCCTTGCATAGTACTCGGTAAATGGGTTAGCATGACGTGA